CTAATTTGCACATCCTCGGCTTCCAACACAAGAGATGGTTCAAATACATATTTCCTCAACTGTGAGACATGAAACACCAGGTGGAGATTGGCCAACTAAGGAGGCAAGGCAATCTCATAAGCTAGAGGCCCAATCCTCCTCAAGATTTGATAAGGGCTAAGaaacttaggagaaagcttccttgagcggatagCCCTTCCTACGCCAGTGGTTCGGATCACCCTCAAGAACATGTGATCTTCAGTTATGAATTTGAAGGGCCTCCTCCTTTGGTCCGCGTAGGCCTTCTACCTACTCTAAGAGGCTTGTAACCTATCCTTCACCATCTTCACCTTCTCTGTAGTCTGTTTCAACAGCTTTGGCCCAACCATCATTGCTTCTCCATCTTGGTACCAACACATAGGGGTCCTGCACTTCTTGCCATAAAATGCTTCATATGGCGCCATGTCGATGCTTGCATGAAAactattgttgtaggtgaactctatcaaagaaAAAACTTCATCCCAAGTGCCCAAATGATCCAACATGTATGTCTTCAAGAGATCCTGAAGCGATTGGATCATTCTCTGACTGGCCATCATTCTGAGGATGATAGGTTGAGCTCATGGTTTACCAGCTACCCAAAGCACCATGTAACGTCTACTAGAAACGATAAGTGAACTAAGATCTCTATCTGAAACTATGCTCGACGGTACCCCATGCAATCTCAATATTTTCTTGATGTACAGCtgagccaacttggccataAACATTCTCAGGTTCATTGCCAAGAAATTAGAACTCTTGGTCAATCGGTCCACCACTATCTAGATCGCAGCGTGACCTATCAAGGTTTGTGGCAAATGGGTCATAAAATCCATAGTTATGCTATCACATATCCACATTGGTATGTCCAAAGGTTGTAGGGTTCCACCGGGCCTCTGATGCTCTACTTTCGCCTTCTGACATGTCAGACAAGCAGATATAAACTAGGCCACATCATTCTTCATGCCTTGCCACCAGAAGGTCTCCTTGAGATCTtagtacatcttagtcatatgccaggatgcaagctaagacgactcttgtgtccttcctcgAGGATCAACCTTCTCACCTCGACATCTTCAAGTACACACACCCTGTCTCTGAATCTCAGTACACCATCGCTACCCAAGGAAAACTCCTTTGCTTCATCTAATCCAAGCAACTCTCTCACCCCTTTCAAACTAGCATCCACCAACTGTTTTTTCTTAACTAAGCTCAgaaagtcactagatatagtcaaGGTACTATACCTAATGAACTCAGGTCCCAAATCAACTTGTAGCTTCATATCTCTAAATCTCTCTAGCAACTCCAACTCCTTGATCATAAAGTGTGCCGCATGcactgtcttcctactcaagacatctgccaccacattcgcctttcccgaataatataaaagtttaaaataataatccttCTAGAACTCTATCCACCTCCTTtgtctcatgttcagctccttctgatcaaacaaatatttgagGCTCTTGCGATCACTGAACACGTGAAACTGGGCACCATAGAGATAgtgcctccaaatcttcaaggcaaacacTACTACCACcaactctaggtcatgagtggggtagttctcCTCATACAACTTAAGTTGCTTCGAAGCATATGCCACTACCttcttctcctgcatcaacacaTAACCAAGACCTTGATGAGAGGCATCATAGTAAATCTCAAAGGGTTTCCCAACATCAGGGATAACCAACactggagcactcgtcaaccttTGCTTAAGCTCTCAAAAGATTTCCTCACACCTATCAGTCCAAGcaaaaggttggtccttcctaGTAAGATATGTCAAAGGCGCCACTATTTTAAAGAATCCTTTTATGAATCTCATGTAGTAGCCAGCTAGACCCACAAAGTTTCTGATCTCTATTACTGAattgggactttcccactttatcACTGCTTCCACTTTTGTTGGGTCCACAGTTATGCCCTGTGCAGATATCACATGCCTCAAGAATTGTACTTCTCCTATCCAGAAttcgcacttggacaacttaGCATACAATTACTTCTCCCTCAGAATACCAAACACTATCCTCAAGTGCTCGACGTGTTCCTCCTAAGTCTTGGAATAGATGagtatgtcgtctatgaagatacgacaaacttatctaagaacGGCTTGAAGATcctattcatgtagtccatgaacaaggTTGGAGCATTGGTCACGCCAAATGGCATAATcacatactcgtagtgcccATATCTGGACTTAAAGGCTGTCTTCTGGACATCTTCCGCCTTCACCAAGATCTGGTGATATCCCGACCGTAAATCAATCTTGGAAAACACTGACACCCCATTCAACTGATCCATCGGATAATATATCCTCGAAAGGAggtacttattcttgatagTCATCTTGTTCAACTACCTATAGTCTACACACAGGCGTAagctcccatccttcttctttactaaCAACACTAGTGCTCCCCATGTCGACGTATTGGGTCGTATAAACTGTTTCCCCAACAGttcctctatctgtttcttgagttcTACCAACTCCGCTAGAGCCATGCGGTAAGGAGCCATTGATACTAGACCGACTCTGGGTACCAGATAAATAAAGAACTCGACTTCTCTTCTTGGAGGCAACCCTAGTACTTCCTCCGGAAACACGTCCTCAAACTTGCGCACCACTAGTATGACTAACATTCTTTCCTCTTTCTCCACCTCTAGATGTGTGAAGATCATGACCTTGAGAAGATAACAACTCGGGCTCCTCTAAATTTGAGAACAACAACCTTTTCTCCCGATAATCTATAAGAacgcgattggcagagagccaatccattcccaagacCACATCCGACCCTTGCAGAGAGAGGCATATTAGATTTACTTTAAACATGTGTTCCTCGACTTTGACAAGACACCTAACACACAAAGATGACATCCTAACCGAACCTGACGCTGGAGTACATACCACAAGATCAAACTGCAGCTCACACACCGGCAAACCTAACTCTTGCACACAAGATTcagacacaaaagagtgtgtcgctccagagtCATACAACACACAAAGACGTTTACCAGAAATCACACAACaacccataacaaggttacctgaactTGCTCCCTCTGCTCCAGTCATGGCATATACGATATCCGTTGCCTAAGGCTTGATGCCTCTTCTCCTCTGCTGAGTCTGAGCTAGGGTTCATGTAACTGTCCTCCCTAGAGTGGGACAATCCCTGCCAAAGTGATCGTCCTTGCCATAGTGGTTGCATCTCTTGAAACCTGCTAACTGAGGGCAGACGCTCCTCATGTGTCATCCTCCACACTGATAGCACTGAATTTTACCCGGCTGGGAAGAAAACCCTTTAGGCCTCTAAAATTGGGGGTGAGGTCTAccatatgttttcttcttctcttcatgTCTaggcttggacccagatggtccactgACTCTCTACTACTGGGGGTGTTGAGCTTCCACCTCAACCTTAATCATTTCCATAACTCTAGCCTTCTTCATCAACGctgcaaaatccttgatggagaGTGGGGCCACCATCACACGGATGTCTCCTCGGAGGTTATTCTCAAACTTCCTGCACCTTCATTCTTCGTCTAAGGTCATGGTGTAGCAGTGTCCGAGGTGTTTAAATCTCTCCGCATATTCCGCCACATACTTGTTTCCTTGGGTTAATTGGAGGAATTTCACCTCTTTAGCGTATTCGACACTGTCTGGAAAGTACTTGGAGAGGAACTTCCTCCTAAAGGCTTCCCATGTGATATGCTCCTGCTTTCTTCCATAATTGACTTCATGTTGGCCTACCAGTGTTCTACCTCTCCAGTAAGCATATACACTATGAAGGCAAGCTTACTCTTCTCCGGACACATCTTGGCATAAAAGATCCTCTCCATGTCCTTCATCCACTGGTTTGTGAGATCAAGACTGGTTTTGCCATTGAACTTTGTAACATCCCGGCcggatattattaatttaaataaaataaaagtaaaataatatcaaatatgtcattattattcaaagttctttaccaaaatgcgggaaaattaaaaccttactaaaaagtctcaaaattcaaaaccataaaGTAAACTCCATGTTTACATAGTTCAAAAATGATCaactaaatgtttacaaaatagtcAAATATAGTCTATAAAACTTCCCAAGCTAACCCCTTTTCGGCTTTAAGtgtcaccagctccacctgaaaCAAcgtctgctcccgtgtaacgaattacacgatcattgccaaacacacacaaaaagggtgagctcatgtaacaatataaacatataatttaatacatagaAGTTCACCCCCAACTTAATTTATTTCAGCCAATGCTTAACCAAGAAACCTTATTGCCCTAAGGTTTCCAAACCATAATTTCATGACCATGGACCCAGGATAtatatgcttccacgaacctgcccgctcgtgatcctacctctacgaacctccccactcgtagtccaactATACGGACCTCCCtgtccgtagtccaacacacgtgatccaataactacgaacctccctgctcatagTAGCCCTCAATTGTAAGCACGACACACACGAATCTCCCCTCTcatatcctcacacgagagcatcataatatgaacctccccgctcatattatcatgtgttcaccaccagccatgaacctacccgctcatgacacaatCAAGCACCTCCTGGTCCAAGTCCAAGTCCATATCGCAACACATTAAaacgaaattaagaaaaacatacTGCCTATATAAGATACATACTTAAGTTGGTCTtaggattccaatgcttccacgaacctgcccgctcgtggtccaacgcTATGGATCTCcctgcccgtagtccaactctacgaacctacctgctcgtagtccaacatgcgtgaacacctactatgaacctccccgctcatagcagcctcaagtgtgagcatggaacatacgaacctcctcgctcgtatccccacacaaaaGTACAACATATACGGACCTCCCCGtccgcatcaatcacgcatctcaaatctctgttacgaacctccccgctcgtaactaatccagcatatccctgaccaagccCTCAAACacatccatgcaaatccatctaCAATAGACCCTTGTCCATGCACTATCGCTTGGCGCTACCAAAGCGCCACCAAGCGAAATGGAAGTGCAGACCGCTTGACGGTTCCACAACACCGTCAAGCATCACGACACATAAAGCTTCCCTATGTCTGGTTATTGCTTAGCGTTTCACTCTTCACTGTCAGGGGttacaccagtaatgtgacactactggttttaggtactctaattaaGTTCCTAGTATCAAACAATTCAATTCTAAAACATCCAGAACCCAAAAAACGCATTCATATACTTCATATACTTAAATTTACAACATCACACAACTCATATGCatcattcaattataaacaCACATCTATCCCTttctaaattcatataaaaccatcaaaacaaaagtgttatacccaacacacaatcatggacaaccaaacaatatacaaaccaAGAAGAACACATAATCATTGCCCCAAAATATCGCACAGGCAATAAGATAGtaataaggataaaaataaaaataacaacaataacaataataataacgataataataataataataatgataaaaataaaaataaaataaaataaaacaataaaaataaaaataaaaataaaattaatgaaaataataataagataaaataataataataataaaacaaaaatactaataaaataaaataaaaataataataaaataataataataataattaaataaagcactaataatgaaacaataataatgatattaaaatcataaataaaataaaacaatgataaagttaataatgataataaaataatataataataatcataataaaataataataataataataatagtaattgtaaaaataaaaataataataatagtaaaataaaataattataattataaaaatacaactaaaaataaaaataattataattataatataaataacaataattattattataatactaataataataataataataataataaaataataataaagtaataataataatgatgatcaaaataataataataataataaaataataatattaaaataaaataaaataaataataataataagaataataattataatgataatagtaataataataatgaaaataataataaaaataatagtaaaataaattaataataataatattaaggatAACAATAAcagtaatagtaataataataataatgataataataataataataatagaaataataataagaataataataataataacaataatgtcACAACCAGAATCGCGATGGGACAacgaaccaaaaaaaaaagaaaacgggtttaaaaaGAGATTGAGAGTCGCCACCACagttatttttggaaaactatggaaaaccataaagataagacaagtctaCGAAAAAAAACCAGATTTCGGATCCGGGAGTCGGGATCTAAGGTAAAGTACATG
This portion of the Vigna unguiculata cultivar IT97K-499-35 chromosome 6, ASM411807v1, whole genome shotgun sequence genome encodes:
- the LOC114188293 gene encoding uncharacterized protein LOC114188293 — translated: MTGAEGASSGNLVMGCCVISGKRLCVLYDSGATHSFVSESCVQELGLPVCELQFDLVVCTPASGSVRMSSLCVRCLVKVEEHMFKVNLICLSLQGSDVVLGMDWLSANRVLIDYREKRLLFSNLEEPELLSSQGHDLHTSRGGERGKNVSHTSGAQV